Proteins co-encoded in one Ciconia boyciana unplaced genomic scaffold, ASM3463844v1 HiC_scaffold_41, whole genome shotgun sequence genomic window:
- the LOC140645913 gene encoding olfactory receptor 14A16-like: MFNNNSITEFLLLVLADTRELQLLHFWLFLGIYLAALLGNSLIIAAVACDHHLHTPMYFFLLNLSLLDLGSISTTVPKAMANSLWDTRAISYLGCAAQVFFFVFLIGGEYCLLTVMAYDRYVAICKPLHYATLLGSRACVHMAAAAWGSGFLNSLLHTANTFSIPLCQGNALDQFFCEVPTILKLSCSQSYLREVGLIVISACLMFGCFVFIVVSYVQIFRAVLRVPSEQGRQKAFSMCLPHLAVVSLFISTVFFSYLKPPSISSPSLDLVLSFLYSVVPPAVNPLIYSMRNQELKDALWKLAQVTLFHRQ; encoded by the coding sequence atgttcaaCAACAACTCCATTACTGAGTTCCTCCTGCTGGTGCTTGCAGACAcgagggagctgcagctcttgcacttctggctcttcctgggcatctacctggctgccctcctgggcaacaGCCTCATCATTGCTGCCGTAGCCTGTGACCACcacctccacacccccatgtacttcttcctgctcaacctctccctcctcgacctgggctccatctccaccactgtccccaaagccatggccaattccctgtgggacaccagggccATTTCCTATTTGGGATGTGCTGCacaggtctttttttttgttttcttgattgGAGGAGAGTATTGTCTTCTCACAGTCATGGCCTATGACCGCTAcgttgccatctgcaaacccctGCACTACGCgaccctcctgggcagcagagcttgtgtccacatggcagcagctgcctggggcagtgggtttcTCAATTCCCTCCTGCACACTGCCAATACATTTTCCATACCTctctgccaaggcaatgccctggaccagttcttctgtgaagtcCCCAcgatcctcaagctctcctgctcacaGTCCTACCTCAGGGAAGTTGGGTTGATTGTGATTAGTGCCTGTTTAatgtttgggtgttttgttttcattgtggtgtcctatgtgcagatcttcagggccGTGCTGAGGgtcccctctgagcagggacggcaaaaagccttttccatgtgcctccctcacctggccGTGGTCTCCCTGTTCATCagcactgtctttttttcctacctgaAGCCCCCTTCCATCTCCTCCCCTTCTCTGGACCTGGTGCTCTCATTTCTGTACTCGGTGGTGCCTCCAGCAGTgaaccccctcatctacagcatgaggaaccagGAGCTCAAGGATGCCCTATGGAAACTGGCCCAAGTGACACTGTTTCACCGACAATAA
- the LOC140645914 gene encoding olfactory receptor 14J1-like has protein sequence MSNSSSITKFLLLAFADTWELQLLHFWFFLGIYLAALLGNGLIITVVACDHRLHTPMYFFLLNLSLLDLGSISTTLPKAMAKCLWDNRTISYPGCVVQLFSIFFLMSAECSLLTVMAYDRYIAICKPLHYRTLLGSRACVHMAAAAWGTGFFHALLHTANTFSIPLCKGNAVDQFFCEIPKILKLSCSHSYLREAGLIVVSACLAFGCFVFIVVSYMQIFRAVLRIPSEQGRHKAFSTCLPHLAVVSLFISTSFFTHLKPPSISSPSLDLVVSVLYSVVPPAVNPLIYSMRNQELKDALWKLAQ, from the coding sequence atgtccaacagcagctccatcaccaagttcctcctcctggcatttgCAGACACATGGGAGttgcagctcttgcacttctggttcttcctgggcatctacctggctgccctcctgggcaacggCCTCATCATCACTGTTGTAGCCTGTGACCACcgcctccacacccccatgtacttcttcctcctcaacctctccctcctcgacctgggctccatctccaccactCTCCCCAAAGCCATGGCCAAGTGCCTGTGGGACAACAGGACCATCTCCTACCCAGGGTGTGTGGTCCaactcttttccattttctttttgatgtcAGCAGAGTGTTCTCTCCTCACTGTCATGGCCTATGACCGCTAcattgccatctgcaaacccctGCACTACAGgaccctcctgggcagcagagcttgtgtccacatggcagcagctgcctgggggaCTGGATTTTTCCATGCTCTCCTGCACACTGCTAATACATTTTCAATCCCCCTCTGCAAGGGCAATGCTgtggaccagttcttctgtgaaatccccAAGATCCTGAAGCTGTCCTGCTCACACTCCTATCTCAGGGAAGCTGGGCTTATTGTTGTTAGTGCCTGTTTAGcatttgggtgttttgttttcattgtggtGTCCTACATGCAGATCTTCAGGGCCGTGCTgaggatcccctctgagcagggacggcacaaagccttttccacatGCCTCCCTCATCTAGCTGTGGTCTCCCTGTTTATCAGCACCAGCTTCTTTACCCACCTGAagcccccctccatctcctccccatccctggaccTGGTGGTGTCAGTGCTGTACTCAGTGGTGCCTCCAGCAGTTaaccccctcatctacagcatgaggaaccagGAGCTCAAGGATGCCCTATGGAAACTGGCCCAATGA